A single window of Leptospira wolffii serovar Khorat str. Khorat-H2 DNA harbors:
- a CDS encoding GMC family oxidoreductase N-terminal domain-containing protein yields MAGIPLENDQIITPNKHAELIQKERIKGGTWNLKAEAVIIGSGAGGGVVAATLAKAGWKVVLIEEGSYFTPAKFTGDEFLAQSRLYRDAGFIITEEQTLSILQGKTVGGSTTINWQTSLYPPDYVTNEWETRFGWKGYGRQEMDAFVSEVHERIGVHEVPQNLINANNGILMKGGKAIGLHPEVLKNNNRGCIGLGRCGLGCPINAKQSAFLTWIPDAIAAGATVISNMRAQYIKEDGKIKTVVAEFAPDAYEKAPNTIIEKLLIEAPVVIVSAGAIEGPALLQRSGIGNDWVGRNLKVHPTSTNFAIFDEKINMFSGPPQSVVIKDGHNQDNTGYGYWLEVAPFRPTLASSLVPFYGQKQFDVMKKYPNMSAGIVLVRDGADGEANASVKWSLGRRKVYFEITPTDGKNLLKGLKALAEVQVAAGAKAIVFPFPDITDPIPVDKNSRFDWVLDKSIETGKIAIGSAHPHGSIQAANSPDKGAVDLNFEVYGHKNIFVMDASVYPTGLSVNPQITTMSVNLRAARALATRKEEILGNK; encoded by the coding sequence GTGGCTGGAATTCCTTTAGAAAACGATCAAATTATTACTCCGAATAAACACGCAGAACTGATCCAAAAAGAAAGGATCAAAGGCGGAACTTGGAATCTGAAGGCCGAAGCGGTGATCATCGGGTCCGGAGCGGGCGGTGGTGTGGTTGCCGCTACTCTCGCAAAGGCGGGATGGAAGGTGGTTCTTATCGAAGAAGGTTCCTACTTTACCCCGGCAAAATTTACGGGGGACGAGTTTCTTGCCCAGTCCAGATTGTATCGCGACGCGGGTTTCATCATTACAGAAGAGCAGACTCTTTCGATTCTGCAGGGTAAGACGGTCGGCGGATCCACTACCATCAACTGGCAGACTTCTCTTTATCCTCCCGATTATGTGACCAACGAATGGGAGACTAGATTCGGCTGGAAAGGATACGGAAGACAAGAAATGGACGCATTCGTTTCCGAAGTCCATGAAAGAATCGGAGTCCATGAAGTACCGCAAAATCTGATCAACGCAAACAACGGCATCTTGATGAAAGGCGGAAAAGCGATCGGTCTGCATCCGGAAGTATTGAAGAATAATAACAGAGGGTGTATAGGCTTGGGCAGATGCGGTCTCGGTTGTCCGATCAACGCCAAGCAATCCGCGTTCTTGACTTGGATTCCGGATGCGATTGCGGCCGGCGCGACGGTTATCTCCAATATGAGAGCTCAGTATATCAAGGAAGACGGAAAGATCAAAACCGTCGTGGCTGAATTTGCTCCAGATGCGTATGAAAAGGCGCCGAATACGATCATAGAAAAACTATTGATCGAGGCTCCTGTAGTCATCGTAAGCGCAGGCGCTATCGAAGGACCTGCGCTATTGCAAAGATCCGGAATCGGCAATGATTGGGTAGGAAGAAATTTAAAAGTCCATCCTACGAGTACGAATTTCGCGATCTTCGACGAGAAGATCAATATGTTCTCGGGACCTCCTCAATCAGTAGTGATCAAAGACGGTCATAACCAGGACAATACCGGTTACGGTTATTGGTTGGAAGTAGCTCCCTTCCGTCCGACTCTCGCGAGTTCCTTGGTTCCATTCTACGGCCAAAAGCAATTCGACGTCATGAAGAAATATCCGAACATGAGCGCGGGTATCGTTCTAGTGAGAGACGGAGCCGACGGTGAAGCGAACGCTTCCGTGAAATGGTCCTTAGGAAGAAGAAAAGTCTATTTCGAGATCACTCCTACTGACGGAAAAAACCTACTTAAAGGTCTTAAAGCGTTAGCGGAAGTTCAAGTGGCTGCGGGGGCAAAGGCGATCGTCTTTCCGTTCCCCGATATAACGGATCCGATTCCAGTGGACAAGAATTCCAGGTTCGATTGGGTTTTGGACAAGAGTATCGAAACGGGTAAAATCGCAATCGGCTCGGCCCACCCTCACGGTTCTATTCAGGCTGCGAATTCTCCGGATAAGGGTGCCGTGGATCTGAATTTCGAAGTCTACGGCCACAAGAATATCTTCGTAATGGATGCTTCGGTTTATCCTACAGGATTGTCCGTAAATCCGCAAATAACCACTATGAGCGTGAATTTACGGGCCGCTAGGGCATTGGCGACGCGCAAGGAAGAGATTTTAGGAAATAAATAA
- a CDS encoding tetratricopeptide repeat protein: MFPALLIFALPLFADLKEGKKAYSRKDYTEALKQFQKYNDGNPSSGEAWMYMGYIYESRKDYTKSIQAFKKAVSLNLPKKDLVNSLTKIVLYYNYQRDYGEVLTYSNRLLKIDPELSHIQKIRTAAEERYSSGGPRKQPVFQEDDSEQESVSSLEKKLKQDPNNKTIQWQLALAYYNEKEFSKAETILANLYKEEPENVEYGYKYGALLVRIQKYDEAISVLNRTEPKIPSEREKLLYFTHLTQAAAYHKKRNFEDAAKYYRKAYNNKHTVLPLIGLTKIKWQLKDCENAIKSAEKALEFGEKTREIRMYIGLCKIQLGKKEEGYDLLKEIAAAIEKENPDFKGLPEVYNDGILKLARYYTNNGEYSKALRYFQSVQPDEEEEREYRFYLGKAYYYTGSVDKAIPLLEKVPDSAGAYYLLAKCFAKKNDSDMAMSYIKKAGDIKSSYWEAAESEKAFRPLKEKESFKKFLETRAGTRDPKSSQSGEEKEESEGSDPD; the protein is encoded by the coding sequence TTGTTCCCGGCTCTTCTCATATTCGCTCTTCCCTTATTTGCCGATCTCAAAGAGGGGAAAAAAGCCTATTCTAGAAAAGATTATACCGAGGCCCTGAAGCAATTCCAGAAGTACAACGACGGTAATCCTAGCTCGGGAGAGGCTTGGATGTACATGGGTTATATTTACGAGAGTCGTAAGGATTACACCAAATCCATCCAGGCGTTCAAGAAAGCAGTCTCTTTGAATCTGCCCAAGAAAGATTTGGTTAATTCTCTCACTAAGATCGTTCTATATTATAATTACCAAAGAGATTACGGAGAAGTTCTCACCTACTCTAATCGGCTTCTAAAGATAGATCCGGAGTTGAGTCATATCCAAAAAATACGAACCGCAGCCGAAGAGAGATATTCTTCCGGGGGTCCCCGTAAACAACCGGTCTTCCAGGAAGACGACTCGGAACAGGAAAGCGTTTCTAGCTTAGAAAAAAAGCTGAAGCAGGACCCGAATAATAAAACGATCCAATGGCAACTTGCCTTGGCGTATTACAACGAAAAAGAATTCTCCAAAGCGGAAACTATTCTCGCCAACTTGTATAAAGAAGAACCGGAGAATGTGGAATACGGATATAAATATGGAGCTCTTTTGGTACGGATCCAAAAATACGACGAAGCGATTTCCGTATTGAATCGGACGGAACCTAAGATTCCTTCGGAAAGAGAAAAGCTGCTCTATTTCACTCATCTTACCCAAGCGGCCGCTTATCATAAAAAGAGAAACTTCGAAGACGCCGCTAAGTATTACAGAAAAGCGTACAATAATAAACATACGGTTCTTCCTCTGATCGGTCTCACAAAAATCAAATGGCAATTGAAGGATTGCGAGAACGCGATCAAGTCAGCGGAAAAAGCCTTAGAATTCGGAGAGAAGACCAGAGAGATCCGGATGTATATCGGGCTCTGTAAGATCCAATTAGGCAAAAAAGAAGAAGGTTACGATTTGCTAAAGGAGATCGCCGCCGCGATCGAAAAGGAAAATCCGGATTTCAAGGGACTCCCCGAAGTTTATAACGATGGGATCCTTAAGCTTGCCAGATACTATACCAATAACGGAGAATACTCCAAAGCGCTTCGCTATTTCCAATCCGTACAACCCGACGAAGAAGAGGAAAGGGAGTATAGATTTTATTTGGGCAAGGCTTATTATTATACCGGTTCTGTGGACAAGGCGATTCCATTATTGGAAAAGGTTCCAGATTCCGCCGGAGCTTATTATCTTTTAGCAAAATGCTTCGCGAAGAAAAACGATTCGGATATGGCAATGTCTTACATTAAGAAGGCAGGCGATATCAAGTCTTCGTACTGGGAAGCCGCGGAATCGGAAAAAGCCTTCAGGCCCTTGAAAGAAAAGGAATCCTTTAAGAAATTCTTGGAGACCCGCGCAGGAACCAGAGATCCTAAATCTTCCCAGTCGGGAGAGGAAAAAGAAGAAAGCGAAGGTTCGGATCCGGACTGA
- a CDS encoding type I 3-dehydroquinate dehydratase has product MPKNSKIRIVLTLNEKEFFSLVQKPEADFLEIRLDQFSPDKGKSEKIASKIEELKSACVLTYRQPEDSSLSSLGIWTQEDVSPLLGRLEPGKHYVDLELDKDNSIFTNLNENGFGIIRSVHSFSGVPGFDELDFFLRSVLEEETGRETFDLPFKRVFKIAVLAKSENERKDFLESCKRIGEICKKQREPVGFCGILMGEEGAEFRIFPEKIGSDFTYSCLGSPKAPGQVDLQTLLKKRAEG; this is encoded by the coding sequence ATGCCGAAGAATTCAAAAATTCGAATCGTTCTGACTTTAAACGAAAAGGAATTCTTTTCCCTCGTACAAAAACCCGAGGCGGATTTTCTAGAGATTCGTTTGGATCAGTTTTCTCCGGATAAGGGAAAATCCGAAAAGATCGCCTCGAAAATCGAAGAATTGAAGTCGGCCTGCGTTCTCACCTACAGACAACCTGAGGATTCGAGTTTATCTAGTCTAGGAATCTGGACCCAAGAAGACGTATCTCCTTTACTCGGCCGATTGGAACCGGGAAAGCATTATGTGGATTTGGAATTGGATAAGGATAATTCCATATTCACTAATCTGAATGAAAACGGATTCGGTATCATCCGATCCGTTCATAGTTTTTCCGGAGTCCCCGGATTCGATGAACTGGATTTTTTTCTGAGATCCGTTTTGGAAGAAGAGACCGGCCGGGAGACATTCGATTTGCCGTTCAAGCGAGTCTTTAAGATCGCGGTACTTGCCAAATCGGAAAACGAGCGAAAAGATTTTTTAGAATCCTGCAAAAGGATCGGTGAAATCTGTAAAAAGCAAAGAGAACCCGTCGGGTTCTGTGGAATTCTTATGGGAGAAGAAGGAGCCGAATTCAGAATCTTTCCGGAAAAGATCGGATCCGATTTTACTTATTCCTGCTTAGGATCGCCCAAGGCTCCGGGGCAAGTGGACTTACAGACCTTATTAAAGAAAAGAGCGGAAGGTTAA